In Phaeodactylum tricornutum CCAP 1055/1 chromosome 21, whole genome shotgun sequence, the following proteins share a genomic window:
- a CDS encoding predicted protein: protein MVFPSKPLLCATIWLAVVPKVALSFSSEGREYRQGTALSGWLQNLFPAALQETDDVDKDRQRDFPEQYPATNEINHSIVSGDTGDAQLVRPLLKNTQLESKPLRVVYDANSNGWNYKSFHNAVDGKGAAIIIARGHGTDWFGGYNPKGWAGTGGARLSIAAFLWYTRSDGVPQKLQKVGGGGQACAKDDPDTGIWLGADGLVIPLASGDPKEAQSKLGTYFEKRSDGKQSLFDAGCIKLADLKVLVGEYEDNEAIPYSGAVFDMTSG, encoded by the coding sequence ATGGTCTTTCCATCCAAACCGCTCCTGTGTGCTACAATTTGGCTGGCTGTTGTTCCCAAAGTTGCTCTGTCTTTTTCCTCTGAAGGTCGCGAATACCGTCAAGGTACAGCTCTTTCGGGGTGGTTACAAAATCTTTTTCCTGCGGCTCTCCAGGAGACTGATGACGTCGACAAGGATCGCCAACGAGACTTCCCAGAGCAGTACCCCGCTACGAACGAAATAAATCACTCTATTGTTTCAGGTGATACTGGAGATGCGCAGCTGGTCCGTCCGCTTTTGAAAAACACGCAACTTGAGTCAAAACCACTACGCGTCGTCTACGACGCGAACAGCAACGGATGGAACTACAAATCTTTTCACAACGCTGTCGATGGTAAAGGTGCGGCAATAATTATCGCTCGAGGCCACGGAACAGATTGGTTTGGAGGGTACAATCCAAAGGGATGGGCTGGTACCGGCGGTGCGAGACTGTCTATTGCTGCCTTTCTCTGGTACACGCGTAGTGATGGTGTACCGCAAAAATTGCAGAAAGTTGGCGGTGGCGGACAAGCTTGCGCCAAAGATGATCCGGATACTGGAATTTGGCTAGGAGCGGATGGGCTCGTTATTCCGTTAGCATCCGGAGATCCAAAGGAGGCTCAGTCAAAACTAGGAACCTACTTTGAGAAGAGAAGCGACGGCAAGCAGTCTCTTTTCGATGCTGGCTGCATTAAACTGGCCGATCTGAAAGTCCTTGTTGGTGAGTACGAGGACAATGAGGCAATCCCTTATTCAGGTGCTGTTTTCGATATGACTTCAGGTTAG
- the AAT_1 gene encoding aspartate transaminase (Aspartate amino transferase Catalyzes reversible reaction glutamate+oxaloacetate-aspartate+2oxoglutatrate. Enzyme involved in amino acids metabolism) has translation MKFALLAVCVLSIHVACALSLKTPAATAATAASLWKDLEAGPPDAILGIAQAFRASTDPRKVNVCVGAYRDAEGNPWVLPSVRAAEQVLMADNDNKEYLPIEGDADFVNKALAFAYGDEMDVHRIAGVQTLSGTGACRIGGQFLSTFLPGRTIYIPTPTWGNHWKIFAECGLQAAPYRYYNRATNALDLDGLLEDLQEAEDGSIILLHACAHNPTGCDPTLKDWQRIADVLEEKSHVVFFDSAYQGFASGDGEKDAAALRYVVKRGLPVLLAQSFAKNFGLYGERCGTLSVVCGDADQKDRILSQLKCIIRPMYSSPPKHGSSIVRTVLSDEKLTSQYYKECATMADRILDMRTKLVTKLSEVGSKHDWSHVTGQIGMFAFTGMSKEMCDQLTNEYEIYLTKDGRISIAGLNDQNLEYVAKAIHAVTDGQSITTA, from the exons ATGAAGTTTGCCCTGCTTGCCGTGTGTGTCCTTTCCATTCACGTAGCTTGTGCGCTCTCGCTCAAGACTCCGGCGGCCACCGCGGCAACGGCAGCCTCCTTATGGAAAGATCTCGAAGCTGGTCCACCGGACGCTATTCTCGGTATCGCCCAGGCCTTTCGGGCCTCCACCGATCCCCGCAAGGTTAACGTGTGTGTGGGTGCGTACCGGGACGCCGAAGGTAATCCTTGGGTACTTCCCTCCGTTCGAGCAGCCGAACAGGTGTTAATGGcggacaacgacaacaaggAGTACCTGCCTATCGAAGGTGACGCGGATTTTGTCAACAAGGCCCTGGCGTTTGCCTACGGCGACGAAATGGATGTTCATCGCATAGCTGGAGTGCAAACGTTGAGTGGGACTGGAGCTTGTCGAATTGGGGGACAGTTTTTGAGCACCTTTTTGCCTGGACGGACGATTTACATTCCCACACCCACGTG GGGAAACCATTGGAAAATATTCGCTGAATGCGGTTTGCAAGCCGCACCATACCGTTACTACAATCGTGCCACCAACGCGCTGGATTTGGACGGATTGCTGGAGGATTTACAGGAAGCCGAGGACGGCTCTATTATTCTGCTGCATGCCTGTGCGCACAATCCCACCGGCTGCGACCCTACATTGAAAGATTGGCAACGCATTGCCgatgttttggaagaaaaatcGCATGTGGTCTTTTTCGATTCGGCGTATCAGGGCTTTGCCTCGGGCGACGGCGAAAAGGACGCCGCCGCCTTGCGCTACGTGGTGAAGCGTGGGTTGCCCGTCTTACTAGCGCAGTCGTTTGCCAAAAATTTCGGACTCTATGGAGAACGCTGCGGGACCCTGTCGGTGGTTTGTGGAGATGCGGATCAAAAGGACCGTATCCTGTCGCAACTAAAGTGCATCATTCGACCAATGTACAGTTCCCCACCGAAACACGGGAGTAGCATCGTGAGGACGGTATTGTCAGACGAGAAGCTGACATCTCAGTACTACAAAGAATGCGCCACCATGGCGGATCGTATTTTGGACATGCGCACCAAGCTTGTAACCAAATTGTCGGAAGTAGGCTCCAAGCATGATTGGTCGCACGTGACGGGCCAAATTGGTATGTTTGCCTTCACCGGCATGTCCAAAGAAATGTGTGACCAGCTGACGAACGAATACGAAATCTATTTGACGAAAGATGGGCGTATTAGCATTGCGGGTTTGAATGATCAGAATCTCGAGTACGTGGCGAAGGCTATCCACGCTGTCACAGATGGCCAGAGCATTACTACCGCATGA
- a CDS encoding predicted protein — protein MNLSFLPFSSNSFAILATTPTVKVGQEQGSYKSIKIVPGKNDILLGRVPQTHRLALSTGGKNNQHSGNVQLRNLARSFCSVYHGAKKKEKPAIAQSLVGCVRNLSPPGRFLKHTVEGWEEATESVAQEKASQSLRDTVASVLKEAAIQDGTELPTEIFTQACLKGPCPVSSRRHATAKTPISMHLQQSNEQLTQNDSASLFTTAFSSHTSISDSPAVHYGNRLLPPIDVTLSAFSLESSVGKQRKISFPGRNPNTVNQHSQTKRARYTAAETGNYTFEWGLIPKLQSMSSDGFYMSCHGLPKLLSGIGTGNGGISLNDVAQYAHLATQREKNSNMSEFSVSDNFEEGKPIGADALDAIVWDEDDIDLDSSSSFPIAPSQHQEGASWDDEDAFRRNILSLLQEI, from the exons ATGAATTTATCTTTTCTACCCTTCAGCTCGAACAGCTTTGCTATCCTTGCAACCACGCCAACGGTGAAAGTTGGTCAAGAGCAGGGCAGCTACAAATCGATAAAGATTGTTCCTGGCAAGAACGATATTCTGCTTGGTAGAG TCCCTCAAACCCATCGTCTCGCATTGTCTACAGGGGGCAAGAACAACCAGCACTCGGGGAATGTTCAGCTTCGAAATTTGGCTCGATCTTTCTGTTCCGTCTACCACGGCGccaaaaaaaaagaaaagccgGCCATTGCTCAAAGTTTGGTTGGCTGTGTCCGCAACTTGAGCCCGCCTGGCCGTTTCCTAAAGCATACTGTAGAAGGATGGGAGGAGGCCACAGAGTCCGTTGCTCAAGAAAAGGCCAGTCAAAGCCTTCGGGACACCGTGGCATCAGTCCTTAAGGAAGCAGCAATTCAGGATGGCACAGAGCTACCAACCGAGATCTTCACCCAAGCCTGCCTCAAAGGCCCATGTCCCGTTTCAAGCCGTCGGCATGCAACTGCAAAAACACCCATATCAATGCACCTTCAACAATCTAATGAGCAGCTGACCCAGAACGACTCCGCTTCATTGTTTACAACTGCATTTTCGAGCCATACTTCCATATCCGATAGTCCAGCGGTTCACTATGGCAACCGACTACTTCCGCCCATTGACGTCACCTTGTCCGCTTTCTCCCTAGAAAGTTCCGTGGGCAAGCAAAGAAAAATTTCTTTTCCAGGCAGAAATCCCAACACTGTGAACCAACACTCGCAGACAAAACGAGCGCGATATACAGCAGCAGAGACGGGGAATTATACTTTTGAATGGGGCCTAATCCCTAAGCTCCAGAGCATGTCTTCGGATGGGTTTTATATGTCATGCCACGGATTGCCTAAATTACTATCCGGAATTGGAACTGGGAACGGCGGCATCAGTCTCAATGATGTAGCGCAATACGCTCATCTTGCCACTCAACGGGAGAAAAACAGCAATATGAGTGAGTTCAGCGTAAGCGACAATTTTGAAGAGGGCAAACCCATTGGTGCTGATGCGCTTGACGCTATTGTTTGGGATGAAGACGACATTGATCTTGACAGCTCCTCTTCTTTTCCAATAGCTCCGAGTCAACATCAGGAGGGGGCCTCTTGGGATGATGAGGACGCATTTCGTCGCAACATCTTGAGTCTTCTACAAGAAATTTAA
- a CDS encoding predicted protein, with protein QVQTKKRVKLSKRFKCPFCANEDTVECKMDFRAGVGSLNCRLCAAAYQMPIHHLHEPIDVFSEWLDDCEAAANPGRQ; from the coding sequence CAGGTCCAAACAAAGAAGCGCGTCAAACTTTCCAAACGTTTCAAGTGTCCGTTTTGTGCCAACGAAGATACCGTAGAATGTAAAATGGATTTTCGCGCCGGGGTTGGATCCTTAAATTGTCGGCTGTGCGCTGCTGCCTATCAGATGCCAATTCATCATCTGCACGAACCCATTGACGTTTTCTCAGAGTGGCTGGACGACTGTGAGGCCGCCGCGAATCCGGGGCGTCAG
- a CDS encoding predicted protein: MSATPPKMPLPEVRRAAVQHEIRIVEARQELQRSNSKKELINAFKAEMLQKVEDYMTDISKLERKKCDLKMYKDELLIKVEDHMSDLSNLDKKKAELASFKGEMLDKVDQHMRELERMQTKNADLVTFKDELLTKVENHLKVLKLSQDKAADVARFKTEMLQKVEKHSRMTELMAEKHMLLKDVLSKKVEAFKQ; this comes from the coding sequence ATGAGCGCAACTCCTCCTAAGATGCCGCTGCCAGAAGTTCGTCGAGCTGCTGTGCAGCATGAGATCCGAATTGTGGAAGCTCGTCAAGAACTGCAGCGATCGAACAGTAAAAAAGAGCTCATCAACGCTTTCAAAGCTGAAATGCTTCAAAAGGTAGAAGATTATATGACCGACATTAGCAAGCTGGAACGCAAGAAATGCGATTTGAAAATGTATAAAGACGAGCTTTTGATAAAGGTAGAAGATCACATGAGCGATCTGAGCAATcttgacaagaaaaaggccgaacTGGCATCATTCAAGGGTGAAATGCTCGACAAAGTCGATCAGCACATGAGAGAACTCGAGCGTATGCAAACGAAGAATGCTGATCTCGTTACATTCAAAGACGAATTATTGACGAAAGTGGAAAATCATTTGAAAGTTTTGAAGCTTTCGCAAGATAAGGCCGCTGATGTGGCGAGGTTCAAAACGGAGATGCTTCAAAAGGTTGAGAAGCACTCGCGCATGACGGAGCTCATGGCCGAAAAACATATGCTCCTCAAAGATGTACTTTCAAAAAAAGTGGAAGCGTTTAAGCAGTAA